The following are from one region of the Melaminivora suipulveris genome:
- a CDS encoding c-type cytochrome, which translates to MKRILITLAVAMTAAAPVMADEALAKSKNCMACHAVDKKLVGPSYKDVAAKYAGQAGAADKLAEKIVKGSSGVWGPVPMPANAQVNADEAKKLANWVLSLK; encoded by the coding sequence ATGAAGCGCATCCTGATCACCCTCGCCGTGGCAATGACCGCAGCCGCTCCCGTCATGGCCGACGAGGCCCTGGCCAAGTCCAAGAACTGCATGGCCTGCCACGCAGTGGACAAGAAGCTGGTCGGCCCCTCCTACAAGGACGTCGCCGCCAAGTACGCCGGCCAGGCAGGCGCCGCCGACAAGCTGGCCGAGAAGATCGTCAAGGGCAGCTCCGGCGTGTGGGGTCCCGTGCCCATGCCGGCCAACGCCCAGGTCAACGCCGACGAGGCCAAGAAGCTGGCCAACTGGGTGCTGTCGCTCAAGTAA
- the proW gene encoding glycine betaine/L-proline ABC transporter permease ProW translates to MQETMTTTTSDVPERIDSNPWAADAAPAAQQPPATDPWSDGAAATAAPADPWSGDAAAAQAADPWSGSAAATAAPADDPWGAGDAAASADPTAGANWLDSATQASSAADDQGGGIAALWHQIQTDGLPIQGWINDSLHWVVDNFRPFFQAVRTPIDATLTGVTDALLAVPAPAMIVLAALLAWQFAGRAMAIGTAVSLALVMLLGIWPDAMVTLALVLTSLLFCVLLGLPAGVALAASDRAQRITRPLLDAMQTTPAFVYLVPVVMLFGIGNVPGVIVTIVFALPPLIRLTNLGIRQVRPDLIEASRAYGASPWQLLWKVQLPLAMPSIMAGVNQALMLSLSMVVIASMIAVGGLGQMVLRGIGRLDMGLATVGGLGIVLLAIVLDRLTQAMGEPGRGGERWWHTGPAGLLTRALRKRPAPAVSAEPATAAPAAPVQAAPATVKSVAPDLPGIGRRPAL, encoded by the coding sequence ATGCAAGAAACCATGACGACAACAACCAGCGACGTCCCTGAACGTATCGACAGCAATCCCTGGGCGGCCGACGCAGCGCCCGCCGCGCAGCAGCCACCCGCGACCGACCCGTGGAGCGATGGCGCGGCAGCCACCGCCGCGCCGGCCGACCCGTGGAGCGGCGACGCCGCCGCGGCGCAGGCGGCCGACCCCTGGAGCGGCAGCGCCGCGGCAACGGCCGCGCCCGCAGACGACCCCTGGGGCGCCGGCGATGCCGCCGCCTCGGCCGATCCCACCGCTGGCGCCAACTGGCTGGACAGCGCCACCCAGGCCAGCTCGGCAGCGGACGACCAAGGCGGCGGCATCGCCGCGCTGTGGCACCAGATCCAGACTGACGGCCTGCCCATCCAGGGCTGGATCAACGACAGCCTGCATTGGGTGGTGGACAACTTCCGCCCCTTCTTCCAGGCCGTGCGCACACCCATCGACGCCACGCTCACCGGCGTGACCGACGCGCTGCTGGCCGTGCCCGCGCCGGCCATGATCGTGCTGGCCGCGCTGCTGGCCTGGCAGTTCGCCGGCCGCGCCATGGCCATTGGCACGGCGGTGTCGCTGGCGCTGGTGATGCTGCTGGGCATCTGGCCGGACGCCATGGTCACGCTGGCGCTGGTGCTCACCTCGCTGCTGTTTTGCGTGCTGCTGGGCCTGCCCGCCGGCGTGGCCCTGGCCGCCAGCGACCGCGCCCAGCGCATCACCCGCCCGCTGCTGGACGCCATGCAGACCACGCCGGCCTTCGTCTACCTGGTGCCGGTGGTGATGCTGTTCGGCATCGGCAACGTGCCGGGCGTGATCGTGACCATCGTCTTCGCGCTGCCGCCCCTGATCCGCCTGACCAACCTGGGCATCCGCCAGGTGCGGCCCGACCTGATCGAGGCCAGCCGCGCCTATGGCGCCTCGCCCTGGCAACTGCTGTGGAAGGTGCAGCTGCCGCTGGCCATGCCCAGCATCATGGCCGGCGTCAACCAGGCGCTGATGCTGAGCCTGTCGATGGTGGTCATCGCTTCCATGATCGCCGTGGGCGGCCTGGGCCAGATGGTGCTGCGCGGCATCGGCCGCCTGGACATGGGCCTGGCCACCGTGGGTGGCCTGGGCATCGTGCTGCTGGCCATCGTGCTCGACCGCCTGACGCAGGCCATGGGCGAGCCGGGACGCGGCGGCGAGCGCTGGTGGCACACCGGCCCCGCCGGCCTGCTGACGCGCGCCCTGCGCAAGCGCCCGGCCCCTGCTGTTTCGGCCGAGCCGGCAACTGCCGCGCCGGCTGCCCCGGTCCAGGCAGCGCCTGCCACCGTCAAGTCCGTCGCACCCGATCTGCCCGGCATCGGCCGCCGTCCGGCGCTGTGA
- a CDS encoding uroporphyrinogen-III synthase: MAGAVPVLVTRPQREAAQWVEGLRGHGLAARALPLIDIRALQAPELVQALAQARERLAQYRAVMFVSPNAVGHFFQDFKPNPLSVGVDQAPTAIDTRAWAPGPGTVQALVQAGVAAGRIAAPAAGSAQFDSEALWHCVAAQVRPGDRVLIVRGSGAPAVEGGQGRQWLAEQLRAAGAAVDLVAAYERAAPQLSQEDLALARDAAHGHGLWLFSSSEALAHLQALLPQQDWRQARAIATHPRIAQAARHAGFGAVHECRPTLSDVATSIKSLYAH, encoded by the coding sequence ATGGCCGGCGCCGTGCCCGTCCTCGTCACCCGCCCGCAGCGCGAGGCCGCGCAGTGGGTGGAAGGCCTGCGCGGCCATGGCTTGGCAGCGCGGGCCCTGCCACTGATCGACATCCGCGCGCTGCAGGCGCCGGAGTTGGTCCAGGCCCTGGCGCAGGCGCGCGAACGCCTGGCGCAATACCGCGCGGTGATGTTCGTCAGCCCCAACGCGGTGGGCCATTTTTTCCAGGATTTCAAGCCAAATCCGCTGTCAGTCGGCGTGGATCAAGCGCCTACAGCTATCGATACGAGAGCATGGGCACCCGGCCCCGGTACCGTGCAGGCGCTGGTGCAGGCCGGCGTCGCGGCCGGCCGCATAGCGGCGCCGGCGGCCGGTAGCGCGCAGTTCGACTCCGAGGCGCTGTGGCACTGCGTAGCGGCCCAGGTGCGGCCGGGTGATCGAGTGCTGATCGTGCGCGGCAGCGGCGCGCCGGCGGTCGAGGGCGGCCAGGGGCGCCAGTGGCTGGCAGAGCAGCTGCGCGCGGCCGGCGCCGCGGTGGATCTGGTCGCCGCCTACGAGCGCGCCGCGCCGCAGCTTTCGCAAGAAGATCTGGCGCTGGCCCGCGACGCCGCCCACGGCCACGGCCTGTGGCTGTTCAGCAGTTCCGAGGCGCTGGCGCATCTGCAAGCCCTGCTGCCGCAGCAGGACTGGCGCCAGGCACGCGCCATCGCCACCCATCCGCGCATCGCACAAGCCGCGCGCCACGCCGGCTTCGGCGCCGTGCACGAGTGCCGTCCCACCCTGTCCGATGTGGCCACGTCGATAAAATCCCTGTATGCCCATTGA
- the acs gene encoding acetate--CoA ligase encodes MSASPSAIQSILVENRVIQPPESVVRGANISGMQAYEALRAEADRDFEGFWARQARENLQWSKPFTRVLDESGAPFYKWFDDGELNASANCLDRHMGTPVENKTAVIFEADDGKVTQYTYRELLTRVSQFANALKSHGVNKGDRVLIYMPMGVEGLVAMQACARIGATHSVVFGGFSAKAVQERVVDAQAVAVITANYQVRGGRELPLKAIVDDGLALGGCECVKNVFVFQRTGSACNMVEGRDKTFEQALQGQSDECPPTPVGAEHPLFILYTSGSTGKPKGVQHSTGGYLLWAKMTMEWSFDLKPEDVFWCTADIGWVTGHSYVVYGPLAAGGTQIIFEGIPTYPNAGRFWQMIERHKCSIFYTAPTAIRSLIKAADSDEKVHPKNWDLSSLRVLGSVGEPINPEAWMWYYKNIGGERCPVVDTWWQTETGGHIINPLPGATPMVPGSCTLPLPGIYTAVVDETGNEMPDGSGGMLVIKRPWPSMIRTIWGDPERFKKTYFPEEMRGYYLAGDGAVRDKDNGYFRVTGRIDDVLNVSGHRMGTMEIESALVAKSDIVAEAAVVGRPDELTGEAICAFVVLKRPRPTGDEAKQIAKELRDWVAKEIGPIAKPKDIRFGDNLPKTRSGKIMRRLLRSLAKGESITQDTSTLENPAILDQLAQNN; translated from the coding sequence ATGAGCGCTTCCCCGTCCGCGATCCAGTCCATCCTGGTCGAAAACCGCGTCATCCAGCCGCCCGAGAGCGTCGTGCGGGGCGCGAACATCTCCGGCATGCAGGCGTATGAAGCCCTGCGCGCCGAAGCCGACCGGGATTTCGAGGGTTTCTGGGCACGCCAGGCGCGCGAGAACCTGCAATGGAGCAAGCCGTTCACGCGCGTGCTGGACGAGTCGGGCGCGCCGTTTTACAAGTGGTTCGACGACGGCGAGCTGAACGCCAGCGCCAACTGCCTGGACCGCCACATGGGCACGCCGGTCGAGAACAAGACCGCCGTGATCTTCGAGGCCGACGACGGCAAGGTCACCCAGTACACCTACCGCGAACTGCTGACGCGCGTGAGCCAGTTCGCCAACGCGCTCAAGAGCCACGGCGTGAACAAGGGCGACCGCGTGCTGATCTACATGCCCATGGGCGTGGAGGGGCTGGTGGCCATGCAGGCCTGCGCGCGCATCGGCGCCACGCACAGCGTGGTCTTCGGGGGCTTCTCGGCCAAGGCGGTGCAGGAGCGCGTCGTCGACGCCCAGGCTGTGGCCGTCATCACCGCCAACTACCAGGTGCGCGGCGGCAGGGAGCTGCCGCTCAAGGCCATCGTCGACGATGGCCTCGCGCTGGGTGGCTGCGAGTGCGTGAAGAACGTCTTCGTCTTCCAGCGCACGGGCAGCGCCTGCAACATGGTGGAGGGCCGCGACAAGACCTTCGAGCAGGCGCTGCAGGGGCAGAGCGACGAGTGCCCGCCCACGCCCGTGGGCGCCGAGCACCCGCTGTTCATCCTCTACACCAGTGGCTCCACCGGCAAGCCCAAGGGCGTGCAGCACAGCACTGGCGGCTACCTGCTGTGGGCCAAGATGACCATGGAGTGGAGCTTCGATCTGAAGCCCGAGGACGTGTTCTGGTGCACCGCCGACATCGGCTGGGTGACCGGCCACAGCTACGTGGTCTATGGCCCGCTGGCGGCTGGCGGCACGCAGATCATCTTCGAGGGCATCCCGACCTATCCCAACGCCGGGCGCTTCTGGCAGATGATCGAGCGCCACAAGTGCTCCATTTTCTACACCGCACCCACGGCCATCCGCTCGCTGATCAAGGCGGCCGATTCCGACGAGAAGGTGCACCCGAAGAACTGGGACCTGTCCAGCCTGCGCGTGCTGGGCAGCGTGGGCGAGCCCATCAACCCCGAAGCCTGGATGTGGTACTACAAGAACATCGGCGGCGAGCGCTGCCCGGTGGTCGATACCTGGTGGCAGACGGAAACCGGGGGGCACATCATCAACCCGCTGCCGGGCGCCACGCCCATGGTGCCGGGCTCGTGCACGCTGCCGCTGCCGGGCATCTACACGGCGGTGGTCGATGAGACGGGCAACGAGATGCCCGACGGCTCGGGCGGCATGCTGGTCATCAAGCGTCCCTGGCCCAGCATGATCCGCACCATCTGGGGCGACCCGGAGCGCTTCAAGAAGACCTACTTTCCCGAGGAGATGCGCGGCTACTACCTGGCCGGCGACGGCGCGGTGCGCGACAAGGACAACGGCTACTTCCGCGTCACCGGTCGCATCGACGACGTGCTGAACGTCTCGGGCCACCGCATGGGCACCATGGAGATCGAGTCCGCCCTGGTCGCCAAGTCCGACATCGTGGCCGAGGCGGCGGTGGTCGGCCGGCCCGACGAGCTGACGGGCGAGGCCATCTGCGCCTTCGTGGTGCTCAAGCGCCCACGCCCCACCGGCGACGAGGCCAAGCAGATCGCCAAGGAACTGCGCGACTGGGTGGCCAAGGAGATCGGCCCGATCGCCAAGCCCAAGGACATCCGCTTTGGCGACAACCTGCCCAAGACCCGCTCGGGCAAGATCATGCGCCGCCTGCTGCGCTCGCTGGCCAAGGGCGAATCCATCACCCAGGACACCAGCACGCTGGAGAATCCGGCAATCCTGGATCAGTTGGCGCAGAACAACTGA
- a CDS encoding uroporphyrinogen-III C-methyltransferase, which yields MPIDPPIEPAAPPAAPPPAGDAALRAGRWLLGMLVAAALVSSLLLWQRLAAIQEQLARQSADSGTQAIEARAVAREAQDLARETAARLAVMETRVGEVALQRSQLEELMHSLSRTRDENLVVDIEAGLRLAQQQAQLTGSVQPLVAALKSAGQRIERAAQPRLAPVQRAMAQDLERLERTSVTDTAGLLGRIDDLVRQADALPLLADVARASDMRQPRAGAAAPAEAPAPADEPAWAALLRRAWEAVRAEARGLLRVSRVDQPQAILLAPEQAFFLRENLKLTLLNARLALLARRMDSARADLQMASAAVARYFDPASRRTQAMAAALAQLQSHIKDAELPQLDASLAALATAAAGR from the coding sequence ATGCCCATTGACCCCCCGATCGAGCCGGCCGCGCCGCCCGCGGCCCCGCCGCCAGCCGGCGACGCGGCGCTGCGCGCCGGGCGCTGGCTGCTGGGCATGCTGGTTGCCGCCGCGCTGGTCAGCTCGCTGCTGTTGTGGCAGCGCCTGGCAGCCATCCAGGAGCAGCTGGCGCGCCAGAGCGCGGACTCGGGCACCCAGGCCATCGAGGCTCGCGCCGTGGCGCGCGAGGCGCAGGACCTGGCGCGCGAGACCGCCGCGCGCCTGGCCGTCATGGAAACCCGCGTCGGCGAGGTGGCGCTGCAGCGCAGCCAGCTGGAAGAGCTGATGCACAGCCTGTCGCGCACGCGCGACGAGAACCTGGTGGTCGACATCGAGGCCGGCCTGCGCCTGGCGCAGCAGCAGGCGCAGCTCACCGGCAGCGTGCAGCCGCTGGTGGCGGCGCTCAAGAGCGCCGGCCAGCGCATCGAGCGCGCCGCACAGCCGCGCCTGGCCCCCGTGCAGCGCGCCATGGCGCAGGATCTGGAGCGCCTGGAGCGCACCAGCGTGACCGACACCGCCGGCCTGCTGGGCCGCATCGACGACCTGGTGCGCCAGGCCGACGCCCTGCCGCTGCTGGCCGACGTGGCCCGGGCCTCCGACATGCGCCAGCCGCGCGCCGGCGCTGCGGCCCCCGCCGAGGCGCCAGCGCCGGCCGACGAGCCCGCCTGGGCCGCGCTGCTGCGCCGCGCCTGGGAGGCCGTGCGCGCCGAGGCGCGCGGCCTGCTGCGCGTGAGCCGCGTCGACCAGCCGCAGGCCATCCTGCTGGCGCCCGAGCAGGCTTTCTTCCTGCGCGAGAACCTCAAGCTGACGCTGCTCAACGCCCGCCTGGCGCTGCTGGCGCGGCGCATGGATTCGGCGCGCGCCGACCTGCAGATGGCCAGCGCCGCCGTGGCGCGTTACTTCGATCCGGCCTCGCGCCGCACGCAGGCCATGGCCGCGGCGCTGGCGCAGCTGCAATCGCACATCAAGGACGCCGAGCTGCCGCAGCTCGACGCCAGCCTGGCGGCGCTGGCCACGGCCGCGGCGGGGCGCTGA
- a CDS encoding heme biosynthesis protein HemY → MRAALWLLALFGAAVAVALFAGSNQGTITVFWPPYRVDLSLNMALVLLGASFALLYAALRGLAALLELPERARRWRLLQKERAMHGALLDAMAQLLAGRFLRARRAAESAVQQERTLAEAGEALPHGRQLRTLAHLLAGEAAHALQDASLREEHLQQALQGLPERASGPEAELRDGAQLRAARWALDERDADGALERLAGLSVGASRRTLALRARLKAARLTHRTAEALDTARLLAKHRAFSPAAAASIVRSLVLAQIDDARDTAQLQRTWAQLEAVERLQPDIAAHAARRLGELGGESAQVRAWLLPAWERALADGPPRAGAQGDTLLKLVGVLQNHLQGLDATWLARIEAASRAHPHDARLLYLSAMACMHRELWGKARQLLQRAAPQLKEPQLRANAWRALAALAEQQGDEPAAAQAWKQAALVEDD, encoded by the coding sequence ATGCGCGCCGCGTTGTGGCTGCTGGCCCTGTTCGGCGCCGCCGTGGCGGTGGCCCTGTTCGCCGGCAGCAACCAGGGCACGATCACGGTGTTCTGGCCGCCCTACCGGGTCGATCTGTCGCTGAACATGGCGCTGGTGCTGTTGGGCGCCAGCTTCGCGTTGCTGTATGCCGCGCTGCGCGGACTGGCCGCCCTGCTGGAGCTGCCCGAACGGGCACGCCGCTGGCGTCTGTTGCAAAAGGAGCGCGCCATGCACGGCGCGCTGCTGGATGCCATGGCGCAGCTGCTGGCCGGGCGCTTCCTGCGCGCGCGGCGCGCGGCCGAATCCGCCGTGCAGCAGGAGCGCACCCTGGCCGAAGCCGGCGAGGCCCTGCCGCACGGGCGCCAGCTGCGCACGCTGGCGCACCTGCTGGCCGGCGAGGCGGCGCACGCCCTGCAGGACGCCAGCCTGCGCGAGGAACATCTGCAGCAGGCCCTGCAAGGCCTGCCCGAGCGCGCCAGCGGCCCGGAGGCCGAGCTGCGTGATGGCGCCCAGCTGCGTGCCGCGCGCTGGGCGCTGGACGAGCGCGACGCCGACGGCGCGCTGGAGCGGCTGGCCGGCCTGTCCGTGGGCGCTTCGCGCCGCACGCTGGCGCTGCGTGCGCGCCTCAAGGCGGCGCGCCTGACACACCGCACGGCCGAGGCGCTGGACACCGCGCGCCTGCTGGCCAAGCACCGCGCGTTCTCGCCCGCAGCGGCGGCCAGCATCGTGCGCAGCCTGGTGCTGGCGCAGATCGACGACGCGCGCGACACGGCGCAGCTGCAGCGCACCTGGGCGCAGCTGGAGGCGGTCGAGCGCCTGCAGCCGGACATCGCCGCGCACGCCGCGCGGCGCCTGGGCGAGCTCGGCGGCGAGAGCGCGCAGGTGCGCGCCTGGCTGCTGCCGGCCTGGGAGCGCGCGCTGGCGGACGGTCCGCCCCGCGCCGGCGCGCAGGGCGACACGCTGCTGAAACTGGTCGGCGTGCTGCAGAACCATCTGCAGGGGCTGGACGCCACCTGGCTGGCGCGCATCGAGGCCGCCAGCCGCGCGCATCCGCATGACGCGCGCCTGCTGTACCTGTCGGCCATGGCCTGCATGCACCGCGAGCTGTGGGGCAAGGCGCGGCAGCTGCTGCAGCGCGCGGCGCCGCAACTGAAGGAGCCGCAGCTGCGCGCCAATGCCTGGCGCGCCCTGGCCGCGCTGGCCGAGCAGCAGGGCGACGAGCCGGCCGCCGCCCAGGCGTGGAAACAGGCGGCGCTGGTCGAAGACGACTGA
- a CDS encoding TIGR04438 family Trp-rich protein, whose translation MYTLLLGLLLILLKYLEVGPVAGWSWWWVLAPLAVTAAWWAWADASGYSKRKAMEKMERRRQERIDKHKRAMGVAPRRPR comes from the coding sequence ATGTACACCCTGCTGCTGGGACTGCTGCTGATCTTGCTCAAATACCTCGAAGTCGGGCCCGTGGCCGGGTGGTCCTGGTGGTGGGTGTTGGCGCCGCTCGCCGTGACCGCCGCCTGGTGGGCCTGGGCCGACGCCTCGGGCTACAGCAAGCGCAAGGCCATGGAGAAGATGGAGCGACGCCGGCAGGAGCGCATCGACAAGCACAAGCGCGCCATGGGCGTCGCGCCGCGCCGCCCGCGTTGA
- a CDS encoding Signal transduction histidine kinase — MNLRTLILLLIMVAIAALAVLNWPLLATPTTMSLGLTTVQAPLGLIMLALTALMAAMFLAYVLGLHGSVLLEARRHAKEMTAQRELADKAEASRFTELRSFLDVQHSAMLARMDALEARMSNRLKESDNSTAAYVGQLEDQLQRQGGSGSGGVQELRIEPGLRP, encoded by the coding sequence ATGAACCTGCGAACCCTCATCCTGCTGCTGATCATGGTGGCGATCGCCGCCCTGGCGGTGCTGAACTGGCCTTTGCTGGCCACGCCGACCACCATGTCGTTGGGCCTGACCACGGTCCAGGCGCCGCTGGGCCTGATCATGCTGGCGCTGACCGCGCTCATGGCCGCGATGTTCCTGGCCTATGTGCTGGGCCTGCACGGCTCGGTGCTGCTGGAAGCGCGGCGCCACGCCAAGGAGATGACCGCGCAGCGCGAGCTGGCCGACAAGGCCGAGGCGTCGCGCTTCACCGAGCTGCGCAGCTTTCTGGATGTGCAGCACAGCGCCATGCTGGCGCGCATGGACGCGCTGGAGGCGCGCATGAGCAACCGCCTGAAGGAATCCGACAACAGCACCGCCGCCTATGTCGGGCAGCTGGAGGATCAGCTGCAGCGCCAGGGCGGCAGCGGAAGTGGCGGCGTGCAGGAGCTGCGCATCGAGCCCGGCCTGCGCCCCTGA
- the proX gene encoding glycine betaine/L-proline ABC transporter substrate-binding protein ProX encodes MTTTTLTRTPALRTRLSTLAAGLALAFAAPAFAADQPGKGVAVQPLKSSIAEETFQTLLVMKGLEQLGYDVKAIKEVEYPTAHIAIANGDATFLADHWNPLHADYYKNAGGEAKLYRKGVFSGNAAQGYLIDKKTADQYKITNIEQLKQPEIAKLFDTNGDGKADLTGCNPGWGCEGVIEHQLDAYGLRGTVTHNQGSYSALIADTITRFREGKPVLYYTWTPYWVSNELKPGKDVVWLEVPFSSLPGEQKGLDTKLPNGKNYGFVVNNQQILANKAWAEANPAAAKLFEVMQLPVADINAQNHMMSQGQNKPADIERHVNGWIKAHQQTFDGWLAQARSAAK; translated from the coding sequence ATGACAACCACAACCCTCACCCGCACCCCCGCCCTGCGCACCCGCCTGTCCACGCTGGCCGCTGGCCTGGCACTGGCCTTCGCCGCCCCGGCCTTTGCCGCCGACCAGCCCGGCAAGGGCGTTGCCGTGCAGCCGCTCAAGAGCTCGATTGCCGAAGAGACCTTCCAGACGCTGCTGGTCATGAAGGGCCTGGAGCAGCTGGGCTACGACGTCAAAGCCATCAAGGAAGTCGAGTACCCGACGGCGCACATCGCGATTGCCAACGGCGACGCGACCTTCCTGGCCGATCACTGGAACCCGCTGCACGCCGACTACTACAAGAACGCCGGCGGCGAGGCCAAGCTGTACCGCAAGGGCGTGTTCTCGGGCAACGCCGCGCAGGGCTATCTGATCGACAAGAAGACCGCCGATCAATACAAGATCACCAACATCGAGCAGCTGAAACAACCCGAGATCGCCAAGCTGTTCGACACCAATGGCGACGGCAAGGCGGATCTCACCGGCTGCAACCCCGGCTGGGGCTGCGAGGGCGTGATCGAGCACCAGCTCGACGCCTACGGCCTGCGCGGCACGGTGACGCACAACCAGGGCTCGTACTCGGCCCTGATCGCCGACACCATCACGCGCTTTCGCGAAGGCAAGCCGGTGCTGTACTACACCTGGACGCCCTACTGGGTGAGCAACGAGCTCAAGCCCGGCAAGGACGTCGTGTGGCTGGAGGTGCCGTTTTCCTCGCTGCCCGGCGAGCAAAAGGGCCTGGACACCAAGCTGCCCAACGGCAAGAACTACGGCTTCGTGGTGAACAACCAGCAGATCCTGGCCAACAAGGCCTGGGCCGAGGCCAACCCGGCCGCTGCCAAGCTGTTCGAGGTCATGCAGCTGCCCGTGGCCGACATCAACGCGCAGAACCACATGATGAGCCAGGGCCAGAACAAGCCGGCCGACATCGAGCGGCACGTGAACGGCTGGATCAAGGCGCACCAGCAGACCTTCGACGGCTGGCTGGCGCAGGCGCGCTCTGCCGCCAAGTAA
- the proV gene encoding glycine betaine/L-proline ABC transporter ATP-binding protein ProV gives MAKQIIIDHVFKVFGDEPQEALALVRQGLSKQDIMERTGQSIGVFDASFTIEPGEIFVVMGLSGSGKSTLVRMLNRLIAPTSGQILVDGQDIGALSEGDLRALRRKDISMVFQSFALMPHLTVLDNTAFGLELAGVGRKEREQAAEQALAQVGLAGWGASYPDELSGGMQQRVGLARALASDPSILLMDEAFSALDPIIRTEMQSELLRLQESKRRTIVFISHDLDEAMRIGDRIAIMKDGQVVQVGTPDEILRCPADDYVRSFVRGVDAAAVFKAADIARQALTVVSAHSDRGCRAALRILEDSDREHAYVLASDKRLLGVVSSASLRSALHGHNGPLGLRHAFLPGAAAIEAATPVADLYGPLSTAPCPLPVVDDAGRYLGVVSRTGLMRFLDRDTPPVPPPQEESVPLHLNPHFPQTANPVAAAQPVH, from the coding sequence ATGGCCAAACAAATCATCATCGACCACGTCTTCAAGGTCTTCGGCGACGAACCCCAGGAGGCGCTCGCGCTGGTGCGCCAGGGCCTGTCCAAGCAGGACATCATGGAGCGCACCGGCCAGTCCATCGGCGTCTTCGATGCCAGCTTCACCATCGAGCCCGGCGAGATCTTCGTCGTCATGGGCCTGTCCGGCTCCGGCAAATCGACGCTGGTGCGCATGCTCAACCGCCTGATCGCGCCCACCAGCGGGCAGATCCTGGTCGACGGCCAGGACATCGGCGCCTTGAGTGAAGGCGACCTGCGCGCGCTGCGCCGCAAGGACATCTCCATGGTGTTCCAGTCGTTCGCGCTGATGCCGCACCTCACCGTGCTGGACAACACCGCCTTCGGCCTGGAGCTGGCCGGCGTCGGCCGCAAGGAGCGCGAGCAGGCGGCCGAGCAGGCCCTGGCCCAGGTGGGCCTGGCCGGCTGGGGCGCCAGCTACCCGGATGAGCTGTCCGGCGGCATGCAGCAGCGCGTGGGCCTGGCGCGGGCGCTGGCGTCCGATCCGTCCATCCTGCTGATGGACGAGGCCTTCTCGGCGCTGGACCCCATCATCCGCACGGAGATGCAGTCCGAGCTGCTGCGCCTGCAGGAATCCAAGCGCCGCACCATCGTCTTCATCTCGCACGACCTGGACGAGGCCATGCGCATCGGCGACCGCATCGCCATCATGAAGGACGGTCAGGTGGTGCAGGTGGGCACGCCCGACGAGATCCTGCGCTGCCCGGCCGACGACTACGTGCGCAGCTTCGTGCGCGGGGTGGACGCCGCCGCCGTGTTCAAGGCCGCCGACATCGCGCGCCAGGCGCTCACCGTGGTCTCGGCGCACAGCGACCGCGGCTGCCGCGCGGCGCTGCGCATCCTGGAGGACTCGGACCGCGAGCACGCCTACGTGCTGGCCAGCGACAAGCGCCTGCTGGGCGTCGTGTCGTCCGCGTCCCTGCGCAGCGCGCTGCACGGCCACAACGGGCCGCTGGGCCTGCGGCACGCCTTTTTGCCTGGCGCTGCCGCCATCGAGGCGGCAACGCCCGTGGCCGACCTGTACGGCCCGCTGTCCACGGCGCCCTGCCCGCTGCCGGTGGTCGATGACGCCGGGCGCTACCTGGGCGTCGTCAGCCGCACCGGACTGATGCGCTTTCTGGACCGCGACACGCCGCCCGTGCCCCCACCGCAGGAGGAAAGCGTCCCGCTGCACCTGAACCCGCACTTCCCGCAGACGGCCAACCCGGTCGCGGCCGCGCAGCCGGTGCACTGA